A stretch of Procambarus clarkii isolate CNS0578487 chromosome 80, FALCON_Pclarkii_2.0, whole genome shotgun sequence DNA encodes these proteins:
- the LOC138357817 gene encoding uncharacterized protein, with the protein MSTAKNVKATLTGMKGHLTRQIKKCEDLSNQTPVNNAALENYYKFAQIKYQHVLQQMIKYQDVLNLTTITVEAMNDVIQENSDYEDAMLAKLQHFDDIINTHKANTNIAATTSQNQTAPEVKLPSLSLPSFSGTEDESWDNFWSKFVDSVDSNANVPKTTKFTYLQSVLKDEAFQVVCNLTHTDDGYDNAVQLLKDNYAKPERTIRPLTQKLLDINPPNNTAVSLQAFRLELESLLKALENKVNLDESDWIIQVHMTCKLLSDILDKLFVLYSKSSLKVTEITEGLHTIIERQRFNPDGKAISKPSSTTNSKQQSTNSTPNKAKTTSPSTKWKQGSVGTYAVGPSKPTVNAPPKSVTPQDAVNVWRPCVFCGQAHSIYYCKLYPDRATRIKRLKELHRCTKFIRAHNPDTCTTQIRTCNGCHKGQHHTALCGDSSTRSAKPQEEEEGTTTSVQLCTVLPVISVFLKKV; encoded by the coding sequence ATGTCTACTGCCAAAAATGTGAAAGCGACCCTCACTGGCATGAAGGGTCACTTAACACGGCAGATTAAAAAATGTGAGGACTTAAGTAATCAAACTCCAGTTAATAATGCAGCACTGGAAAACTATTATAAGTTTGCACAGATCAAATATCAGCATGTGTTGCAGCAAATGATAAAATATCAAGATGTCCTAAACcttaccaccatcactgtagagGCAATGAACGATGTAATACAAGAAAACTCAGATTACGAAGATGCAATGCTTGCAAAGTTACAACACTTTGACGATATAATAAACACACATAAGGCCAATACAAATATTGCAGCCACAACTTCCCAGaaccagacagcaccagaagtcaaattgccatcactcAGTCTCCCAAGTTTTTCTGGTACAGAGGATGAGAGTTGGGACAatttctggagcaaatttgtcgattccGTGGATTCTAATGCCAATGTACCAAAGACGACAAAGTTTACATATTTACAGAGTGTCTTAAAGGATGAAGCGTTTCAGGTGGTCTGTAATCTGACCCACACAGATGACGGTTATGACAATGCTGTACAGCTccttaaggataattatgctaaACCAGAAAGGACCATCAGACCTCTAACCCAGAAGCTGTTGGACATTAACCCTCCAAATAATACAGCAGTctcactccaagcctttagattggagcttgagtccttgcTCAAGGCACTTGAAAATAAAGTGAACTtggatgagtcagactggataatCCAAGTCCATATGACATGCAAATTACTTAGTGACATACTGGATAAGCTGTTTGTATTGTATAGTAAGTCTTCTTTAAAAGTAACGGAGATTACAGAAGGGTTACACACCATCATAGAACGACAAAGATTTAACCCAGATGGAAAAGCGATATCTAAACCTTCGTCTaccactaatagtaaacaacagagtacaaacagtactccaaacaaagctaaaacaacttccccctccacaaagtggaaacaaggcagtgtgggcacatatgcagttggtccctctAAACCTACAGTTAACGCGCCACCCAAATCGGTGACTCCTCAAGATGCTGTTAACgtctggagaccatgtgtgttCTGTGGACAAGCACATTCCATATATTATTGTAAACTTTACCCCGATCGTGCtacacgcataaaacgactcaaggaatTACATAGATGTACCAAGTTTATAAGGGCACATAATCCCGACACCTGTACAACTCAAATACGCACCTGCAATgggtgccataagggtcaacaccatacagcactttgtggggactcaagtacaaggtctgccaaaccacaggaggaggaggaaggaactaccacttcagtacagctttgtactgtgttacctgtcATAAGTGTCTTCTTAAAAAAGGTCtga